tagaggcaataataaattggttattattatatttccttgttcatgataatcatttattatccatgctagaattgtattgataggaaactcagatacatgtgtggatacatagacaacaccatgtccctagtaaccctctagttgactagctcgttgatcaatagatggttacggtttcctgaccatggacattggatgtcattgataacgggatcacatcattaggagaatgatgtgatggacaagacccaatcctaagcatagcacaaaagatcgtgtagttcgtttgctagagcttttccaatgtcaagtatcttttccttagaccatgagatcgtgtaactcccggataccgtaggagtgctttgggtgtaccaaacgtcacaacgtaactgggtgactataaaggtacactacgggtatctctgaaagtgtctgttgggttgacacggatcgagactgggatttgtcactccgtatgacggagaggtatctctgggcccactcggtaatgcatcatcataatgagctcaatgtgactaaggagttagccacggtatcatgcattatggtacgagtaaagtgacttgccggtaacgagattgaacaaggtattgggataccgacgatcgaatctcgggcaagtaacgtaccgattgacaaagggaattgtatacgggattgattgaatcctcgacatcgtggttcatccgatgagatcatcgtggaacatgtgggagccaacatgggtatccagatcccgctgttggttattgaccggagaggcgtctcggtcatgtctgcatgtctcccgaacccgtagggtctacacacttaaggttcggtgacgctagggttgtagagatattagtatgcagaaacccgaaagttgttcggagtcccgaatgagatcccggacgtcacgaggagttccggaatggtccggaggtgaagaattatatataggaagtcaagtttcggccaccgggaaagtttcgggggtcaccggtattgtaccgggaccaccggaagggtcccgggggtccaccgggtggggccacctatcccggagggccccatgggctgaagtgggaagggaaccagcccctagtgggctggggcaccccccatgggcctccccccctgcgcctagggttggaaaccctagggtggggggggcgccccacttgccttggggggtaagtttccccctggccgccgccccccccttgcagatgggatccaggccggcgccccccctcccagggggcctatatatagtggggggagggagggcaacagcatgacagcccctggcgcctccctctccccttgcaacacctctccctctcgcagaagcttggcgaagccctgccgagaccccgctacttccaccaccacgccgtcgtgctgctggatctccatcaacctctccttcccccttgctggatcaagaaggaggagacgtcgctgctccgtatgtgtgttgaacgcggaaggtgccgtccgttcggcactcggtcatcggtgatttggatcacgacgagtacgactccatcaaccccgttctcttgaacgcttccgctcgcgatctacaagggtatgtagatgcactccttccctctcgttgctagtaaactccatagattgatcttggtgatgcgtagaaaattttgaatttctgctacgttacccaacaacatCATCCGCGAGCGCGCCGAGGGCGGCCAAGgcagcggcgacgacggcgaggacgACCTGCTCGGCGTGCTGCTGAGGGTGCGGAAGGAGGACGGCGGCGTGAAGTGCGCCGTCACCACGGACGCCATCATCACCGTCGTCCTGGTTACCACTTACCACTCCCCTTTTCTCATTTCAAAGTTGATCAAAGCACAGTCACGTCACGTTCTCTTACCAAGCTACTAATTCCAGGAGGTTTTCGCGACCGGGAACTGGTGGCAATGTATTCCAGTCGTATCTTACGGACTGTGCTGGCAAAGTTTAAGTGGAAACTAGGGGGAAGCAGGGCCCGCCATTGAAATCAGTGGGGGGGAGGGATTGGTTAGTCTGgagtagtcctggccatgggaagcccggcccggcccgaaaaagcccgacccggcctgGCCCAACGCTGCTCCCGGGCCgtgctcgggcctagattttgagcccgatggcCGGCCCGGGCCTGGGCCCGTCTTTTTATGCTTTTCTGTAGGGGCCCGGCCCGAGGCCCGGCAGGCTTTTATGtgttcgggccgggcttgggcccaaAAAACAGACCCAatggccgggctcgggcctaggttttttgcctcgggcttggctaggcccggcccggcccgaggtttgGCCATGTATAGTCTGGAGCAGTCCGTAAGTCTTGTCCGTATCTTGTCCGTAAGTGTAGCATTTTTGAGCGAGACGTCGGCCACGACGCTGGAATGGGCCATGTCGGAGATCGTGAAGGAGCCACGGCTCCTCTGCAAGGTGCAGGCCGAGGTCCGGGAGGTGTTCAAAGGCCAGCAAAAGTTGACCGAGGGCGACATGGGGAAGCTGAGCTACCTCCACCTGGTGATCAAGGAGACACCGCGGCTGCACACGCCGGTGCCCTTCCTGCTGCCCCGGCAGTGCCGGGAGGCGTGCGAGGTAATGGGCTACCACGTCCCCGAGGGGACCAGGGTGCTCGTGAATGCGTGGGCCATGGCCCGGGACGGCGCGTACTGGGAGGACGCCGAGGTGTTCAAGCCAGAGAGGTTCGAGGAGGGGAGAGCCGCCACAGTGGACTTCAGGGGCGGCGACATCAAGTTCATCCACTTCGGCGCCGGCAGCAGGATGTGCCCCGGCATAGCGCTCGGCCTGGCCAACATGGAGCTCGTGCTCGCGGGCCTCCTCTACCACTTCGACTGGGAGCTCCCCGATGGCGGGAGGCCGGAGGAGCTCGACATGGCTGAGGTGTTCGGCTTGGCCATACGGAGGAAGTCTGGGCTCGTGCTCGTGCTGCGCGCCACACAACGTATTCCAGTCGCAAATTGATTAGCCTCGATCATGCATACACCATGCGCTCTGTAGTACTATCTCCGGTTCCTTGCAAGTTCATGCATCAGGTTGATGGTTAACCATAGTTGGTTGAACTCGATACCTCCTCTCTTGTCACTGTTGTGTTTGTGTCAAATATTTTGTACTAGTTGGGTTACGCTTGGACTTGGTGTTGTAGTGTGGGTAGGATACTTGTAGTGCCGGAGTCGGACATGTTGTACCCTTGGCCTCTTATATATGAGGAGGCACCCCACGTTGTAACCCATGACGACGAGATAGCGACAGGTTCGCAAGGGGGTGCTggcggcttgtgccggcgcccggatggccggtgttgcggtatctcggggaggagcgcccgtagtcattgcCCCGGGGAGTAGGCGAGTTCACCGAACCTCATTAATAAATCTCGGTGTCATCATTGTCTGTGATTGCTTGTTCCTCGATGGATCGACCACGTACCTTGGATTTATCTaataagtggtatcagagcaaggttacGAAGAGGTTGTTTTGCGTTGATCTAGAGGATGATCATCGTTGAGTTCATTGCAGAGTTGCGTATACCACGGTCGACTTATTGGATGGGATGTCGATGAGATCATATCAAGCGGTGGCAGCAG
This window of the Triticum aestivum cultivar Chinese Spring chromosome 5D, IWGSC CS RefSeq v2.1, whole genome shotgun sequence genome carries:
- the LOC123120982 gene encoding zealexin A1 synthase-like — encoded protein: MELVALPLLGLLAFLLADLVVKRVYAHASPSPQKRLPPGPWQLPLIGSLHHVLLSRHDALPHRALRELAGRHGLLMLLRFGIVPMLVASSAEAAREVLKTHAAAFASLYMTHMLAVFTHGGQDVLFSPYGDLWHQLRWVCVLELISAQRIQSFRHIREDEAGGLLRSIANECARSRSDGAVVEIGERLARVVNNIVVRSASAVGSRCARREEFLHELDEITRLTASNSLPDLFPSSTLVRWLGSGLREAEQCNRNAHDILGDIIRERAEGGQGSGDDGEDDLLGVLLRVRKEDGGVKCAVTTDAIITVVLEVFATGNCETSATTLEWAMSEIVKEPRLLCKVQAEVREVFKGQQKLTEGDMGKLSYLHLVIKETPRLHTPVPFLLPRQCREACEVMGYHVPEGTRVLVNAWAMARDGAYWEDAEVFKPERFEEGRAATVDFRGGDIKFIHFGAGSRMCPGIALGLANMELVLAGLLYHFDWELPDGGRPEELDMAEVFGLAIRRKSGLVLVLRATQRIPVAN